A single region of the Macrobrachium rosenbergii isolate ZJJX-2024 chromosome 5, ASM4041242v1, whole genome shotgun sequence genome encodes:
- the LOC136839064 gene encoding glutamate receptor ionotropic, delta-1-like: MTILKYDPTSATALSQGLRYAVSSAKYILVFCSPTDVVKIFRMIGGKGLERHSVLWLIILQDRDEKQMIVDLEKVLREGTRVILVVGYSEGTIKFRSSFVNLEGAVRFQKTENKYGNASQKDTMPGFLKLTSSSRDPQMTGRELVLAANDNWPFFGIGRGPGSRGGRKLNVGIDVSIINTLSSSLNFTYRVVSPADGKWGGPLPNGTVIGLIGMVNRHEADLAICEITVTSGRESVVDFTNPYYQESITLISRAPAEKSRTFAVFSPFTVQVWIIIVVSCLAMGPILRLEYKVLAACQREKEIPRKETQLSSSTYAFNMFRSLMLQGNPIETPRWSRRFIFYFWYIFCLMVSALYSGTLTAVLAIPAYEKPVDSLNDLPKAIKDGYTLGTVKDSSLEFLFKEAKEGIYQEVWKLFNNVDRSKSFVDLPEQGFDKVGYTHTSSSRKVRLHLAQGLLLKSFARKRGRRKFYFARQNFYPQGYGIACTSGSPFKKTFDRKLARMVEAGLIIKWATDEAQKVSMMTPSNEEGPDQLAITLQHLQAAFFVLMLGYLIAALALVIENIHKRHFGMAADEEEEIDKDKQQ; this comes from the exons ATGACTATTCTTAAGTACGACCCCACATCTGCAACAGCACTGAGTCAAGGATTGCGTTATGCCGTTTCTTCCGCGAAATATATATTAGTGTTCTGCTCTCCGACAGACGTGGTGAAAATCTTTCGAATG ATCGGAGGAAAGGGACTGGAGCGTCACTCCGTCTTGTGGCTGATAATTCTCCAGGACAGAGACGAAAAACAAATGATAGTAGACCTCGAGAAGGTACTTCGAGAAGGAACTCGAGTCATCCTCGTCGTCGGATATTCCGAAGGAACAATTAAATTTCGATCAAGTTTTGTCAATCTCGAAGGAGCCGTTAG GTtccagaaaacagaaaataaatacggCAATGCCAGCCAAAAGGACACCATGCCAGGCTTTTTGAAACTGACCAGTTCATCGCGTGACCCCCAGATGACAGGGCGTGAGCTTGTATTAGCTGCCAATGACAACTGGCCCTTCTTTGGAATCGGGAGAGGACCCGGATCCCGCGGTGGCAGGAAACTAAACGTAGGGATAGATGTCAGCATTATAAACACCCTCAGCTCGTCTCTCAACTTCAC GTACAGAGTAGTGAGCCCTGCTGACGGCAAGTGGGGAGGGCCACTGCCCAACGGTACAGTGATCGGGCTCATTGGTATGGTGAACCGACATGAAGCAGACCTTGCAATATGCGAGATTACCGTTACGA GTGGCAGGGAGAGCGTCGTGGACTTCACTAATCCTTACTATCAAGAGTCGATTACGCTGATCTCGAGAGCACCAGCAGAAAAGAGCAGGACTTTCgcagttttctctcctttcaccGTTCAG GTATGGATCATCATAGTGGTATCGTGCTTGGCAATGGGTCCAATACTGAGGCTCGAGTACAAGGTCTTAGCTGCTTGCCAGAGGGAGAAAGAGATCCCAAGAAAAGAGACCCAGCTTTCGAGTTCCACTTATGCCTTCAACATGTTCAGGAGTCTGATGCTCCAGGGAAACCCCATAGAGACTCCTCGCTGGTCGCGCCGGTTCATTTTCTACTTCTGGTATATATTTTGCTTGATGGTGTCCG CCCTGTACTCTGGAACCCTTACAGCAGTGCTAGCCATTCCTGCCTACGAGAAGCCTGTAGATTCCTTAAATGACCTTCCTAAAGCTATTAAAGATGGATATACCCTAGGGACAGTGAAGGATTCCAGCCTAGAATTCCTGTTCAAG GAGGCGAAGGAAGGCATTTATCAAGAAGTCTGGAAGTTGTTCAACAACGTTGACAGGTCCAAGAGCTTCGTTGATTTGCCTGAACAAGGATTTGACAAGGTTGGTTATACGCACACAa GTTCTTCAAGGAAAGTTCGTCTTCATCTCGCCCAAGGCTTGCTTCTGAAATCTTTTGCCAGAAAGAGAGGCAGGAGGAAATTCTACTTTGCCCGACAGAACTTCTACCCACAAGGTTACGGTATTGCGTGCACGAGTGGGTCCCCATTCAAAAAGACATTTGACCGAAA GTTGGCGAGGATGGTAGAGGCAGGTCTGATCATTAAATGGGCCACAGACGAAGCTCAGAAGGTGTCGATGATGACTCCAAGTAACGAAGAAGGACCCGACCAACTAGCCATCACCCTCCAACACCTCCAG GCGGCCTTCTTTGTGCTTATGCTGGGATACCTTATTGCAGCGCTGGCACTGGTGATCGAGAACATTCATAAACGACATTTTGGAATGGCTGctgatgaggaagaggaaatcgATAAAGATAAACAGCAGTGA